GATAAATGATGGGGAGCTGTTTGAAAGGATTGTTAGGAAAACGAAGTTACGACAGGATGAGACAAGGGCATTATTTAAACAGATTTTAGGTGGTTTAAAGTACTTACACgacaaaaatattattcacAGAGATATTAAAcctgaaaatatattattaagtATTAGGCAAAGAAAATTTACTGATGAATTACAGTTAGGGCCCTGGgataaaaatgaaattgataTAATAGTTAAAATTGCCGATTTTGGGCTGGCTAAGTTTACTGGTGAAATGCAATTTACTAATACACTGTGCGGAACGCCATCTTATGTCGCAGCCGAAGTCCTTTCCAAAGCTGGATATACATCTAAAGTTGATCTATGGAGTGCTGGTGTTTTGTTATACGTTTGCTTATGTGGGTTTCCACCTTTCAGTGATCAGTTGGCACCTCCATCCATGAAGGAACAAATATTGAGAGGAAAATTTGCTTTCTATTCACCATATTGGGATGATATAGATGACTCAGTGCTggatttgatatcaaactTATTGGTGGTCAATCCAGATCAGCGGTTTTCAGTTCGAGATGCGATCGCTCATCCTTGGTTCGACGGTTTACCAAAAAGTACCACTTTTAGCGTTGAGCGTTTGAAAATGGATGTGGAGAAGCTTCCCAAAACTTACTCTGAGTTATGAAAACGAAAGTAGTACGAGACGTAAAAAAATTATGAGTCttgtattatattttacaacaaattaataataaatatgatTGATTATAATAACCTATTTTCACCACTTGCTTAATTCCTCAACTTTCTCTCGTAGTTCTTTCTTAGCTTTAACTCTCATGTAAAAAATGTCACAGTTTTGGTTGGAACAAAGCACTTCATTGTGCAAACTACCAGAGCATCGTTGACATTGAGTCCATAACCTGGCAAActtttcttccaattccCGCACGTCGTACATTGCCTTGAGATATAACTCACCTGACCTTTCTTTGCAATTTCCACACAGTGGCCCTTCGCCCTTCTTGAGTGGGCCCTTACAACCTTTACACATCTGGACTTTCTTAATAAAACCCATCAACCCTCCCTTTTGATTACCAGTTGAAATCTTTATAGCTTTCACAACAAACATTGCATTTGCTTGTCTTTCGCCAATAATCGGCGCTATAATGCTAATAATAGGATTTTGTAACTGCGTTGTCAAATAGTATTTTGAATCGATCTGAATGTTTTGTTCCAAGACATATAACGGATCTTCTGCTCGGTTGTATAGCTTGTCGTTTCCACCCACAATTACATAATCGACTCTGTCACCAACGTTTGGCCCAACGCCATCTCTCTTTTTCATACGTTCCGCCAAAACTGCATGAGGCTGTGAGTTCGTATAACTTGGTGCTAGTGTTTTGGAAATAATTaatttagaaatatctgCTCTATTCTGCAGAACATCATCAATGGTGCTTCTAACAAAATCCAAAGCGCCCGGTACATTCCTATCTATTAGAATCATTCGCAAAACCTTATTCATAACAAGCGAGACCAGAGGACATGAGTCACGACGAACTGAAGCTAGCCCTTTCTGATCTAATTTATCGTGTTTTTCAGGCCTAGTCCAGTACAAACCAGCATATCTCTTTTTGTTAATCAATAAATATGGAAAGTAGactttttcaaactctAAATTGATTGGATGCTTGAATAGAGATGAAACATATGCAGCAGCTTCAGCGCCTAGATTCATTGTTTCCTGAAGATCAGTTTTACCGAACTTTACCATCACAGAATCGGTATCACCATATATAACAACAGCGTCATGACTGAAGCCGTTTTTAACTGTATACTTTTCTTCGACTGCACGCTTTGTGGCTTCAATCATAGTACGCCCAAATGATGTGACCGATGAGGAGATGGCAAGACATGGTAGCTTTCCAACTGTTGCGCCGGTGAATCCATAAACGGAATTTgcagatatttttaatgccAGCTGCCTACCATTTAAGACATCTTTTCTAAATGGGTCAGTTTCATTCTTTAGGTCAGTCTTAGCACGTTTTCTTGCGCTAATTAATTCATGTAAGATAGTAGGTAATATTCCACGCCTACGTTTTTCAGTGACAAAGTAGTCTCCATTTGGAGTGATAATATAGTCCTCGTTTTCCTTTAAATTCAAGCGTGCAACGGTGGATTTATTACACAAGGTAGTGTAACATAAATTATGTGCCATCATAATTGATGGGTATAGGGAATTGAAATCCAATGTTGCGATAGGAACGTCGTAATACCCTCTTATTGGTTCTATAACTGTAGCCCCCTGATACTGTTCATCAGAAGGAGATGTATGCATATTTGGAATCACAATATCTATTTGAAAACACTTGCGAAATAGCTGAGATATGACTTTAATTTGTTGACCTCTCGTAATGAGGTAGGAAAAGGGAACCCCGGTGACTCTTGACATTTCTGCATAGTTAACTAAGGCCATTAACTTTTCTAACAATCGCAAAGGTAAATAAGCATCTTTCAAACAATAAACAGCCAAACGTCTTCTTGTTTCGCTATCACCATTATACAACGAAGAAATAATGGTGTGATGAACATCTTCTTTCTGTTCACCTAAGAAATGAGCAGAAACAGAATTCAAGGTATATGAACGTAATTGATATTCACGTCTAACAAACTGCAACAAATCTAGCTGTAGACGTCCATCAATGTTAATAGTTTTGGACTCTCTTGTACCATATGCCTTTGATGAAAAAACAGTTTCCTTGATAACTTGTTTTACATTTGGCAACCTGCCAAAATACGGAAAACTATCAACATGCAAAGCAGCGGCACGGTTAATTAAATAGGGAAAATCGAAATTAGTAGTGTTATACCCAATTATCACATCTGGATCTACTTGGACAACGAAATCGCGCCAATGTTTTAACATGTCTTCCTCTCTCTCATGCTCAAAAATCTGAGAACCGGTGATTGGAGCACAAGACCTCACCGTGAAAACGTTTCGAATAAAAGGTTTAGAATGACCTGCAATACTAACAACGTTTGCTATCTGAATCACTGGATCAGTATCAGGCTCAGGGAACACACCAACTCTACCCGCACATTCAATATCAAATGATAGAATACGCAACGGGGCACTATGAACCCAATCACCTTCTGCCGGATGCGCAATTAAGTCTTTATAGTTAATGGCCACTTCAAATTGACAGGAAGAAACCTTTTGGTGTTTAGGAATAAGAGTATACTTCCCCTTAGGCAGGGTTATCCAAGACATACCCACAATACCGCAATCTATCATCAGCCTCAAAGTGAAAGCAATATTGTCGTACGTCGTAGTGCCTCCTTGGAACCAAGTATCATTTGGGTTCACATAACCCTTCTCAAATGCAGTTCGGACCTTATTCAGCCCGTATGGATCAGGCACCAACACCTTTAAAAACTGCAACTTTTCATCACCGGAATATCCCCATATACTTTGTTTCCAAACCACCTCTATGGAATCCACAACATTATCAAACTTATCATTCAAATAGTCCTTTAAAACCTTTAAATCTGAACTAGGACGAAATCCCGATGGTGCTGGAACGTACATGTAGTGCTTGAACCCAGTTACATTACACAGGACTGAATTACCTGCATCGGTGACACCAAAAAACCGCACAACCGCCGCAGTATTACCATCTCTACATCCAGGAAGAACCGCTTGTTCCGCATCCAGCTGTTGAAATGATAGATCACACGTATTCGCTTCAAAATCAGACGGTATACCCCGTCTAGGCCATGTAGCTTGCTGGTTTTTCTCCTGCGCCGTGACTGTCTCATGATCCATCATCAGCAATTCACGCTCGAACACCGTAGGATCCACATTACCACTTGTATTCGGAACCTGTGGTGACTTGTACCCTTGATGGCTCTGCTTTCGGTACCTATCACTGGGAATAATTTGGATAGTCGACACCGGCTCACTTCCCGCAGAGTAATCAAAAGACTGCGTCCTCAGCTTCTTCTCCATAACCCCGTCATCAACCTCACAGTCTCGCTTTAACCCTTGTGTCATATCTCctatatattataaactCCTAAAAAACCCTGAATCCTCACCAACTATACCTGGCGTTCTCTCTTGCAATCCCAAGTGTACAGGAACAGTTGAAAACCTCTCCGCGATGTCCTTAAAATGGAAACGAACGCGTTACTGAAGATGCTTCGAAACACACCaaacttcaactttttaCCGGGCTTCGCAACGGCAATTGACACACTGCAACCCCAAGATCGAGATGCCCCAGATACCAGACAGCAGCCCACATTCATCCGGTACGCGCGTGCAATGCACATACCGCTAACACTACTCTCCATCATATTGTGATATTTCAGTGaaaaaaccaacaacgTATATAGTGATACAATACTTACCTAATCATCCTGGCTGTATGCAGGTTTTTGATAAGAGCGCATTTCTATCAAAAGGCCTGGTTTACTGACAGTAATCTCCTGGGTTGAGGATAGTGTTGGGCGCACGAGAGACCGGGATTGTGTTTTGAAGTAATTGAGGCCCATGGAGATCCCGCTTTTAGCGTCTGTTTTGGAGTTTATTTAGATACTTTCTTGATATAAGTGCCAAACTACGGTGGCTTCAACTTTCCGCTGTGAAAAGAGCCTGATAGAATCTGAACATTACTCATCTTCGAGCAACATCTGAAGACTAGAGAGCGGAAAATCAGTTTTGAGAAGCCGGGAGGAAGATTGTTAATAGACTAAAGCGAGAGTGGGTATCAATTCCAAGTTTTTTTTGGGTAGTGGTTATTTTTGCAAGGTAGTTAAGGTGATTGTATCGTTCATTTTATAGTATATTGGAAacatataaaataaagGAGGCAATATGTCAGAGAAGGAATATACTGaggaacaagaaaagaTCACATATGTTATTCTGAATAAGGATAAGCATTCGTTCTATGAGTTGTTGCAGATAGATAAGGAGGCCAGTGATAGCGATGTGAAGAAAGCCTATCGCAAGTTGGCTATTAAGTTACATCCGGATAAAAACCGCCATCCAAGAGCAGCAGAAGCAttcaaaaagataaatCGGGCGTTTGAAGTGCTATCGGATGAAAATAAACGAAAGGTTTATGATCAAATAGGTTGTGATCCGGATGATCGTGCAGCTGCGCAAGAGTCTTACAGAAGGGGGGGAGGTTCTGGACAGGAAGGGGGATCGGGCTTCGAGCCATTTCCTAGCGAAGGCATGTTTTTTAGAGGTCCAGGTAATGGCCCggaagatatatttgattttctATTTAGGGCTGGTGGAGGTGGTGGACCTTTTGGAATGGGAGGTGGTGGACCTTTCGATAATTTCGGAAACAGTCCGTTTGGTGGGACGACAACTTTTACATTTGGAGGTCCAAGTGGGTTCCGAGTCTATTCTAGTGGACCTGGAGGTCAATTCCAACAGCATGGAGGCGGATTTAATTCAAGGGCGCAGGATCGATCCCGTCGGAATAACCAGGGAGATGCGACTCAAGGAGAACTGCAGGATCCCCTGCAACATGTattgtttatattattgattgTGCTGGTATTCTTGATGTTTCCTAGTCTGAGTTATTGATTTTACTGGTACAGCCCAAGCATCGTTCAGATACCCTTGTCATAGTTATAAATAACACAATTGACCGCTGTAATCATAATAGCATCCTGGTTAATATCTATTTGTGTTTATATATTCCATATAAACGATACGAATAATGTACGTAATATACAATAGAATACAAACAAATGCAGGTTCATTTCTTTCATTAAACCAGTTTCTTCTATGTCGGGAAGCATAAAAGAGCTGACTACCACATATTCCACAAGTTGTTATGAACAATAACATATCAATAGTGGCTTCTGTTATGGCAATTGTTGCCCCATAAATAATTGGGAAAACAAAACATATTACTCTAAGTCTTTTAATCGTTGTTTAATAATCTGATCTACATCTTCCTCCTGTTCtgattttaatttcaatttCCTGGTCAGCTTCGATGTGAAAGGTTCCCCTTCGCCACTACTACTGCTTTTCAGTTGCAAGTTCTTCCTCTTGATTAACTTTCCACTGGGCAGTTGTTCATACTCATCGGAATTGAAAGTTATACCGCTATTCACCATAACTTGGCTAGGAGTCCCAGATGGCAATTCATTGGCCCCAGGAAGCGTATTCTTCCTTGATCTAGTATGATTTATCACACCATCAAAGCTATCGCTCCTGCCCAACATGGCTTTATTGGCATACCTTTTCATTGTACTTGGATCACGTCTCCAGGTCCAACTTTGctttaattcatttaatgCGCCAAACTCAAGCTTCTTTCTAATTTCGTCCTTCCGTTCCAATTCTCTGAATACATCAGTATCGGTTGGTAAAACAAGAACCTTGAAAGTTTGATAAACCAGATCGAGTACTATAGGTAGCATAGTCAACAAAATCAATGTAGCCCAGAAGGTGATGtcttttccaaaatattgatatcCTTCATCCACATCATACATTGTACCCTCCTCATAGAATATTGGTAAAATAATGCACCATAAAAACCACCCACCAActgataaaataaaagaactaAAGGCTAACCACGTACGATTGAACATTTCTAAAAATTGAcatttgaagttgataAGGGCAACAATAGCAGTGAAGTTAACGAGACCAATAGGATATATCGTATTATCGGATTGAACGGTGAATGACCAACAATACCAATTGGTAAAACATATAATAACTGAACTAGTAGCAGCCGCCACCATCCATtgtataaatatagataAATTGAATGACTGGGATAATCTTCCTGTGATATAAAGTTCTGGAACCGCCAAGAGGGTTAAAGGTTTTAAGTCTTTTTCAAACATACCAATGCAGAGAACAGGCAATGATGTAAACAGGGTATTAAACATCGACAGAGACCATGGTTCGTATTGTGAGGTACCAGAAAACATTGTgtttctttgaaatatcaATTGAGTTAGGTAGAATGTCAATTCCTTGTAGAAGGTACAAAGAATAAACTTTGTTGTTCGAACGTAATTATAACGACCATGAACAAACAGTAGCTTTAACAAGTACCTGAATTGTGCAATCGAATAATCAGCAGAACGAGAAGCCTGTAGTCCCTCCTTACCAGCTATACCAATACCAATATCAGCTGACTGGATCATTGCGATATCATTTGCACCATCACCTATTGCTAAGGTCACTTGTCCATTTTCAGCTTGCCGAATGTTAGTAACTAATAATGCCTTTTGAGACGGAGAGGCACGACAACATATAACTGAATCTGCTTTAGTACATAATTCAATGAAAACATTCATTAATGTTGGATTACCTTCAAACATTGTTAGTGTATTGCCATCGATTACAACAACGCAATGTGCCACATTACGGTTTTCAATTTCACTACTGACTGTGGTAATTTTTGAAGCCAAGTTCTCATCATTGGATGTTACAATAAAAAGGGTAGAGTAATCATATATTAGCTTACAGGAGTAACCTATATTTATCGCAGTTTCTCTCTTGTCACCAGTTAACATCCAGATTTTGATGCCAGCACGtctaattttttcaattgaatcaGACACACCCTCTTGTAATTTGTCTTCAATAGCGGTTGCACCAAGTAAATGTAACCCTCTTTCTATAATCTCACCAAAGTTATCCATCTGCTCACGACGATTAACTAGAGAAGTTTTAGCGGCATGATATTGCGCATTCCAAATTTCATACTCCTCTTCATTAATCCACTTATAACTGTAAAGTAATGTCCTTAATCCTTCTGAAGAAAAATTATCAATGTCATTTAAGGTGCGTTCAATCACATAATCTTCATTCTGAATCAAATTTTCATCCGTAATATATCCATCAAGGGTATTTACTCCTCCCTTTGGTTTAGAAAGAACCACTGGTGCACTATTAGAAGAGCTGGGAATCTGATGTTTAACTAATTCAGAATATTTGTCTTGTTGTTTCATGCTTAAGGACTTTTTGGACTTCTTGTATAGATTTttaacatcttcatcaggTTTGGTGACTGTACCAAGAAAATCATCAATCGAATTGATGTGAATTTCTGAATCAGTAACAGGGGAGTTGGATTTCGAGGAATAACTATTTCTCGCTGCCTGAAAGGCTAAGCTAGCTCTTGCAGAACGCAGATGCATCGATTGTCTTAGAGCTCCACCAATACTGTTCCTTGACACAACTTGTTCCAAAGATTTTCTATGTTGTAAAACCAACTCTGCCTCTTCAATCTTTCTTTTATCAGAACTAGAACTAATTTCTGCAGCTTTTTCCATGGCTAATTCAGAATTATGCAACCTTTCTAGGATTACATTATCTGCTCCTTTACAAATTAAAAGTACCTTCCCAGGGTGATACGGAGTACGAATTAACACAGACATTCGTTTTCTGTCGGAAGTGAATTCTATAATATTCAGAATTTcgtatttttcaataacagGATCTTCATCAAACCCCTTAGGATATGTTTTTATCGATAGTACATTAGAATCACGACTCAATAGAACATACCCCATATCTCTTGCAGCTGTAACCAATGCCAGCTCATCAGGCGATGACGATTGATACTCAATAGTATCATGTTCATTCTCACTGTCACCTGATCCTTGTGACATTTTTGGTAGGCAACTATGACACAATGCCAAAGacaaaatgaaaaacttTGTTTTCTGAGAAAGTAACGTATGGGGgttttcttgaatatacATAATCAAGTCCAAAGatgtttttaattttgaCTCAGGAGGGGTTTCAGCGGATTTAGAAGGTGAATTATCATTATTGTTATCAGATAGATTTTCAGTGGAAGGAAGATTAAATCTTATGCTATCAATTTGGGATGCAATGCTTGGGCGTCCGGTGTAGGTGGCAGAATTATTCCCCTTATACTCAATAGATGTTCGACCCTCAGGCGAACTCTTAGTAAAATTCCGCATGAAGCtattatcatcaacagaGATAATATCTAAAGCCTGACTCTCTCCAGTGTTAGTATTGGCAATGTTATCATGCAAGTTCTCAATGTTATGACTCCATACTAGCCCACAGGTAGAGAATTTTCTAAAGATCATCTTATTATCGGTCAATGTTCCTGTTTTGTCGCTGAATATATAGGAAACCTGACC
This Eremothecium cymbalariae DBVPG#7215 chromosome 5, complete sequence DNA region includes the following protein-coding sequences:
- the HLJ1 gene encoding type I HSP40 co-chaperone HLJ1 (similar to Ashbya gossypii AFL190C), which produces MSEKEYTEEQEKITYVILNKDKHSFYELLQIDKEASDSDVKKAYRKLAIKLHPDKNRHPRAAEAFKKINRAFEVLSDENKRKVYDQIGCDPDDRAAAQESYRRGGGSGQEGGSGFEPFPSEGMFFRGPGNGPEDIFDFLFRAGGGGGPFGMGGGGPFDNFGNSPFGGTTTFTFGGPSGFRVYSSGPGGQFQQHGGGFNSRAQDRSRRNNQGDATQGELQDPLQHVLFILLIVLVFLMFPSLSY
- the DNF3 gene encoding aminophospholipid-translocating P4-type ATPase DNF3 (similar to Ashbya gossypii AFL191W); protein product: MSNRKRSQSLRTQLFNKNLYVQWKQQQDHTEPYEETLELESMPNEQGGYSGAAKNYEETPRVSLWSRFLNLLLDRPLITNKEGGRRIPIVLDKRDQFMRPYLCGHHNHVYALRDERKNQPYIKNTITSSRYTVYSFIPRQLYAQFSKLANTYFFFVAILQMIPGWSTTGQFTTIIPLSIFMSISIGREGWDDYRRHKLDKQENNKAVKVLVKIDGIKQQNDGEDSSDIENSLNRLSAETATSNAEFKSLLFDTEHLQNHGIRLVEKQWKDVAVGDFILLNQDDYVPADLLLLATDGENGDCYVETMALDGETNLKSRRPVPELSKMFYSTSNLAYAKACAIVEDPNIDLYNFEGTIEFPDENYSTSRKYPAGPDNVIYRGSVIRNTQNVVGMAIFTGEETKIRMNAIKNPRTKAPKLQSQINSIVVFMICVVLSFSIFSFAAQRYYKNRVVDNNKAWYLYQEDAGVAPTIMSFIIMYNTLIPLSLYVTLEVIKAVQSHLMEWDIDMYHLDSNTRCESRTATILEELGQVSYIFSDKTGTLTDNKMIFRKFSTCGLVWSHNIENLHDNIANTNTGESQALDIISVDDNSFMRNFTKSSPEGRTSIEYKGNNSATYTGRPSIASQIDSIRFNLPSTENLSDNNNDNSPSKSAETPPESKLKTSLDLIMYIQENPHTLLSQKTKFFILSLALCHSCLPKMSQGSGDSENEHDTIEYQSSSPDELALVTAARDMGYVLLSRDSNVLSIKTYPKGFDEDPVIEKYEILNIIEFTSDRKRMSVLIRTPYHPGKVLLICKGADNVILERLHNSELAMEKAAEISSSSDKRKIEEAELVLQHRKSLEQVVSRNSIGGALRQSMHLRSARASLAFQAARNSYSSKSNSPVTDSEIHINSIDDFLGTVTKPDEDVKNLYKKSKKSLSMKQQDKYSELVKHQIPSSSNSAPVVLSKPKGGVNTLDGYITDENLIQNEDYVIERTLNDIDNFSSEGLRTLLYSYKWINEEEYEIWNAQYHAAKTSLVNRREQMDNFGEIIERGLHLLGATAIEDKLQEGVSDSIEKIRRAGIKIWMLTGDKRETAINIGYSCKLIYDYSTLFIVTSNDENLASKITTVSSEIENRNVAHCVVVIDGNTLTMFEGNPTLMNVFIELCTKADSVICCRASPSQKALLVTNIRQAENGQVTLAIGDGANDIAMIQSADIGIGIAGKEGLQASRSADYSIAQFRYLLKLLFVHGRYNYVRTTKFILCTFYKELTFYLTQLIFQRNTMFSGTSQYEPWSLSMFNTLFTSLPVLCIGMFEKDLKPLTLLAVPELYITGRLSQSFNLSIFIQWMVAAATSSVIICFTNWYCWSFTVQSDNTIYPIGLVNFTAIVALINFKCQFLEMFNRTWLAFSSFILSVGGWFLWCIILPIFYEEGTMYDVDEGYQYFGKDITFWATLILLTMLPIVLDLVYQTFKVLVLPTDTDVFRELERKDEIRKKLEFGALNELKQSWTWRRDPSTMKRYANKAMLGRSDSFDGVINHTRSRKNTLPGANELPSGTPSQVMVNSGITFNSDEYEQLPSGKLIKRKNLQLKSSSSGEGEPFTSKLTRKLKLKSEQEEDVDQIIKQRLKDLE
- the POL3 gene encoding DNA-directed DNA polymerase delta POL3 (similar to Ashbya gossypii AFL189W) — translated: MTQGLKRDCEVDDGVMEKKLRTQSFDYSAGSEPVSTIQIIPSDRYRKQSHQGYKSPQVPNTSGNVDPTVFERELLMMDHETVTAQEKNQQATWPRRGIPSDFEANTCDLSFQQLDAEQAVLPGCRDGNTAAVVRFFGVTDAGNSVLCNVTGFKHYMYVPAPSGFRPSSDLKVLKDYLNDKFDNVVDSIEVVWKQSIWGYSGDEKLQFLKVLVPDPYGLNKVRTAFEKGYVNPNDTWFQGGTTTYDNIAFTLRLMIDCGIVGMSWITLPKGKYTLIPKHQKVSSCQFEVAINYKDLIAHPAEGDWVHSAPLRILSFDIECAGRVGVFPEPDTDPVIQIANVVSIAGHSKPFIRNVFTVRSCAPITGSQIFEHEREEDMLKHWRDFVVQVDPDVIIGYNTTNFDFPYLINRAAALHVDSFPYFGRLPNVKQVIKETVFSSKAYGTRESKTINIDGRLQLDLLQFVRREYQLRSYTLNSVSAHFLGEQKEDVHHTIISSLYNGDSETRRRLAVYCLKDAYLPLRLLEKLMALVNYAEMSRVTGVPFSYLITRGQQIKVISQLFRKCFQIDIVIPNMHTSPSDEQYQGATVIEPIRGYYDVPIATLDFNSLYPSIMMAHNLCYTTLCNKSTVARLNLKENEDYIITPNGDYFVTEKRRRGILPTILHELISARKRAKTDLKNETDPFRKDVLNGRQLALKISANSVYGFTGATVGKLPCLAISSSVTSFGRTMIEATKRAVEEKYTVKNGFSHDAVVIYGDTDSVMVKFGKTDLQETMNLGAEAAAYVSSLFKHPINLEFEKVYFPYLLINKKRYAGLYWTRPEKHDKLDQKGLASVRRDSCPLVSLVMNKVLRMILIDRNVPGALDFVRSTIDDVLQNRADISKLIISKTLAPSYTNSQPHAVLAERMKKRDGVGPNVGDRVDYVIVGGNDKLYNRAEDPLYVLEQNIQIDSKYYLTTQLQNPIISIIAPIIGERQANAMFVVKAIKISTGNQKGGLMGFIKKVQMCKGCKGPLKKGEGPLCGNCKERSGELYLKAMYDVRELEEKFARLWTQCQRCSGSLHNEVLCSNQNCDIFYMRVKAKKELREKVEELSKW